A portion of the Litorimonas taeanensis genome contains these proteins:
- a CDS encoding bifunctional hydroxymethylpyrimidine kinase/phosphomethylpyrimidine kinase, with protein MKTVLIISSFVAASQVGANAAAFCLRRLGIEAIVLPTTLMGRHPGWGDPGGGSVEADVLRKMWSAIRQQDIKFDAVLSGYLGQDSHIDLCADIIQEIKRNNKSAFTLIDPVMGDNGALYIPATRAEAIAKTLIPLADMITPNVWELSYLVGQNFSSHKDMIEAARSLAPESLITSAPESHDSHDEIGAIWTNQDSVVQVSHKRFSTVPHGGGDALAATVLGHKLSGLSSITATERAVGSIFAIMKAANAMTSNQSGRRELPLIETQDALINAPHLSSRVINT; from the coding sequence TTGAAAACGGTTCTTATTATATCGTCTTTTGTTGCCGCCAGTCAGGTCGGCGCAAATGCAGCCGCGTTTTGCTTACGGCGCTTGGGCATAGAAGCCATCGTCCTGCCTACAACGCTTATGGGTCGTCACCCTGGGTGGGGTGACCCAGGAGGCGGCAGTGTCGAAGCGGATGTGCTACGAAAAATGTGGTCCGCAATCCGTCAACAAGATATCAAGTTCGACGCAGTCTTATCGGGCTATCTGGGACAAGATAGCCATATAGACTTGTGCGCAGACATCATTCAGGAAATCAAACGAAACAATAAAAGCGCCTTCACTCTTATTGATCCAGTCATGGGGGATAATGGCGCGCTTTATATTCCAGCCACGCGGGCCGAGGCTATTGCCAAGACTCTCATCCCTTTAGCGGACATGATTACGCCGAATGTCTGGGAGTTGTCATATCTTGTCGGACAAAACTTTAGCAGCCATAAAGATATGATTGAAGCCGCACGCAGTTTAGCGCCAGAATCGCTTATTACCTCTGCTCCTGAATCCCATGATAGTCATGACGAAATTGGCGCTATTTGGACTAATCAAGACAGCGTTGTTCAAGTCTCCCATAAGCGCTTTAGTACAGTCCCACATGGCGGCGGTGACGCGCTTGCCGCGACGGTGCTGGGGCATAAGCTCTCTGGCTTATCATCAATCACTGCAACCGAACGGGCTGTGGGGTCAATATTTGCCATCATGAAAGCTGCCAATGCGATGACCTCCAACCAATCGGGGCGCAGAGAATTACCTCTCATTGAAACACAAGACGCTTTAATTAATGCGCCGCATCTGAGCAGCCGAGTAATTAACACATGA
- a CDS encoding flagellar export protein FliJ, with amino-acid sequence MAHSMDKSVQKTRFAISELQKRISVLEATREDLERQIRKLNDSVPEDQVDPNAQKEGYVAYGSYANSVITRKANIRRSLDDITEQTQTLSADLRIALDALDSFERVRARRLAAKAEKAMQRRIG; translated from the coding sequence ATGGCACATTCTATGGATAAATCCGTGCAGAAAACGCGGTTTGCAATTTCAGAACTACAAAAACGCATCAGCGTATTAGAAGCGACACGCGAAGATTTAGAACGTCAAATCCGCAAACTTAATGATAGTGTGCCAGAAGACCAAGTCGATCCAAACGCACAAAAAGAGGGTTATGTCGCTTATGGCTCATATGCCAACTCAGTAATCACGCGCAAAGCCAATATTCGACGTTCACTCGATGACATTACCGAGCAAACGCAGACTTTATCTGCAGATCTTCGAATTGCCCTCGACGCCTTGGATAGTTTCGAACGTGTAAGAGCCCGCCGCTTGGCTGCAAAAGCTGAAAAAGCAATGCAACGCCGCATTGGATAG
- a CDS encoding porin family protein — MRILLLGAATVALSGCSFLGLGGGKNYDHHDANTGYYGTEPSHNTCASGQCLSRWNIEGGLGIGADVSGDIVSGSNVAAAGTFNDVSFNDAYNPAFRGEAGVSYALNPNRKVTATGFYSKAESSGTRDLGTLAGPAGNLNGELTDLETYGAELGLRQYFKPQQGWLLKSYRPYVEGRVGATHNNDVALTNLTTGGAAYAPGDIALYDSGWNAHAAGLAGVEVPLSKYSTLALETGVRYTQKFDQSSATPAAFNGINDGDARIVVPVTLRGRYRF; from the coding sequence ATGCGAATTCTACTACTTGGCGCAGCAACGGTTGCGCTTTCAGGATGTTCTTTCCTCGGCCTCGGCGGCGGAAAAAACTATGACCACCATGATGCAAATACAGGCTATTATGGAACAGAGCCCTCACACAATACATGCGCAAGCGGTCAATGCTTGTCACGTTGGAATATTGAAGGCGGCCTAGGAATAGGGGCGGATGTTTCAGGTGATATCGTTTCAGGATCAAATGTAGCTGCAGCAGGTACATTTAATGACGTAAGCTTTAACGATGCATATAACCCCGCTTTCCGCGGTGAAGCAGGCGTTTCTTATGCTTTGAACCCAAACCGTAAAGTAACAGCGACAGGCTTTTACAGCAAAGCTGAATCGTCTGGCACACGTGACCTAGGTACACTTGCAGGCCCTGCAGGTAACTTAAATGGTGAGCTAACAGATCTCGAAACTTATGGTGCTGAACTTGGTTTGCGCCAATATTTCAAACCTCAACAAGGTTGGTTGCTAAAGAGCTACCGCCCTTATGTTGAAGGCCGCGTTGGTGCGACACACAATAATGATGTTGCGCTTACTAACCTAACAACTGGCGGCGCAGCTTATGCTCCAGGTGACATCGCTCTTTACGATAGCGGTTGGAATGCGCATGCAGCCGGTCTTGCAGGTGTTGAAGTGCCATTGTCAAAATACTCAACACTCGCGCTTGAGACAGGTGTACGTTACACACAAAAATTCGATCAGTCATCAGCAACGCCAGCAGCCTTTAACGGTATTAATGACGGCGATGCACGGATTGTTGTGCCTGTCACACTCCGCGGTCGCTATCGCTTCTAG
- the arsC gene encoding arsenate reductase (glutaredoxin) (This arsenate reductase requires both glutathione and glutaredoxin to convert arsenate to arsenite, after which the efflux transporter formed by ArsA and ArsB can extrude the arsenite from the cell, providing resistance.) has protein sequence MTLTIYHNPRCSKSRQTLAIIEAAGQSPEIVRYLENPLSTEEIKTLLSKLGLTDPRDIMRKGEAIYKELGLKCETDAQALIEAIASHPKLLERPIVVKGSEAIMGRPPENVNKLLP, from the coding sequence ATGACGCTTACAATTTATCACAATCCTCGATGTTCAAAGTCTCGCCAAACATTGGCAATAATTGAAGCCGCGGGGCAATCGCCCGAAATTGTTCGTTATTTAGAGAACCCGTTATCAACCGAGGAGATTAAAACCTTACTTTCCAAGTTAGGGCTAACGGACCCTCGAGATATTATGCGAAAAGGCGAGGCTATTTATAAAGAGCTTGGTTTGAAGTGTGAGACGGATGCGCAGGCCTTGATTGAGGCCATCGCAAGTCACCCCAAGCTCTTAGAGCGTCCAATTGTTGTAAAGGGGAGTGAAGCCATAATGGGGCGGCCCCCTGAGAATGTTAATAAGCTTTTACCGTAG